A part of Impatiens glandulifera unplaced genomic scaffold, dImpGla2.1, whole genome shotgun sequence genomic DNA contains:
- the LOC124917647 gene encoding uncharacterized protein LOC124917647, with translation MEDQGVWEEFESVEGTEIDVRLDKKERSHLLQALPEDLLMQVANKKTAKEVWDCLKTRFVGADRVKNARLQTLKSEFDRMHMNDSESLDQYDGQLTSISVRYSSLGETLNDIAIVKKLFDTVPERFISVVAGIEQFYNLETLTFEEAVGRLKVFEERGRIQDRGQGRGGRGAPSRKDKEGGSGGRGDPRDKSHIRCFNCNEMAHYSTQCREKKNEVSHLTHVDNVEPALLMAISEEIPPINVVMLNEMKLTPEILEAKNDETSRDAWFLDNGASNLAIKRSSLN, from the exons ATGGAGGACCAAGGAGTATGGGAGGAATTCGAGTCAGTAGAAGGAACAGAGATTGATGTCCGACTTGATAAGAAGGAGAGGTCACATCTTCTACAAGCACTTCCAGAGGATCTTCTAATGCAGGTGGCAAATAAGAAAACGGCGAAGGAAGTGTGGGATTGTCTCAAGACGAGGTTCGTCGGTGCAGACCGAGTGAAGAATGCACGATTGCAGACATTGAAGAGTGAGTTTGATAGGATGCATATGAACGACAGTGAGTCGCTCGATCAATATGATGGTCAACTCACATCTATATCAGTCAGGTACTCAAGCCTTGGAGAAACACTAAATGATATTGCGATAGTAAAGAAACTCTTCGACACCGTGCCAGAAAGGTTTATCAGTGTGGTAGCCGGCATCGAGCAGTTTTACAACCTCGAGACGTTAACATTTGAGGAAGCTGTTGGAAGGCTGAAGGTCTTCGAGGAGC GAGGTAGAATCCAAGATAGAGGCCAAGGGAGAGGAGGCCGAGGAGCACCGTCTCGAAAAGACAAAGAAGGTGGTTCAGGTGGTCGAGGAGATCCTCGAGACAAGAGTCACATTCGTTGTTTTAATTGCAACGAGATGGCACATTACTCAACACAATGTCGAGAAAAGAAGAACGAGGTATCACACCTTACCCACGTAGACAACGTCGAACCAGCATTACTTATGGCAATCTCGGAGGAGATTCCGCCAATCAATGTTGTCATGCTGAATGAAATGAAGCTGACTCCAGAAATTCTAGAAGCTAAGAACGATGAGACATCAAGAGATGCTTGGTTCTTGGACAATGGCGCTAGCAATCTGGCGATAAAGAGAAGTTCTTTGAACTAG